One Glycine max cultivar Williams 82 chromosome 6, Glycine_max_v4.0, whole genome shotgun sequence DNA segment encodes these proteins:
- the LOC100787443 gene encoding uncharacterized protein LOC100787443 isoform 1 (isoform 1 is encoded by transcript variant 1) produces MENIPESSSRGTKRRRDEDSDAGNTSSLEDDLTFTDTLVALRIMRAQFPHVHKSSVEPFILKSQLYSIVKDRTQVDRELESLRRDKVLRVFKLNTGQDDHAIMFLDDYLNQIDHVVKRMEEKKIGECEAFGWFKTHVLDSKLEPGINHQELCSLLSLGGKVKDSHISLLINAGILTRQLIDPNMYWFAIPNIGSLLKGLVQGRKEIISLLSRHRYKEMMLASLEKKRLRMSPLDIRFLLRDLIGSGHLKTDQTPTGLIIRVSKD; encoded by the exons ATGGAGAACATTCCAGAGTCTTCATCGAGAGGGACGAAACGCCGGCGAGACGAAGATTCCGATGCCGGAAACACCTCCTCACTCG AAGACGATCTTACATTCACCGACACGCTGGTCGCGCTTCGAATCATGCGAGCTCAGTTTCCCCACGTTCACAAG AGTTCGGTTGAGCCTTTTATATTGAAGTCACAGTTGTACAGTATTGTGAAGGACAGAACACAAGTGGATAGGGAATTAGAG TCTCTAAGGAGGGACAAAGTACTGCgtgttttcaaattaaatactGGACAAGATGATCATGCCATAATGTTTTTGGATGACTACCTAAACCAG ATAGATCATGTTGTGAaaagaatggaagaaaaaaaaataggggaaTGTGAGGCTTTTGGGTGGTTCAAGACACATGTTCTAGATTCAAAGCTGGAACCTGGCATCAACCATCAGGAGCTT TGCTCACTCTTGTCACTTGGAGGAAAGGTGAAGGACAGTCATATCTCCCTTCTAATTAATGCTGGCATCCTT ACTAGACAACTTATTGATCCAAATATGTATTGGTTTGCAATTCCAAATATCGGCTCACTTCTTAAGGGTCTTGTTCAG GGAAGAAAGGAAATTATCTCTCTTCTCAGCCGCCATAGATATAAGGAGATGATGTTAGCCTCTTTAGAAAAGAAGCGTCTTCGAATGTCTCCACTTGATATAAGATTTCTTCTTCGTGATTTGATTGGTTCTGGTCATCTCAAAACTGACCAGACTCCAACTGGTTTAATCATTAGAGTCTCAAAAGATTAG
- the LOC100787443 gene encoding uncharacterized protein LOC100787443 isoform 2 (isoform 2 is encoded by transcript variant 2) — MENIPESSSRGTKRRRDEDSDAGNTSSLEDDLTFTDTLVALRIMRAQFPHVHKWCGDACFQSSVEPFILKSQLYSIVKDRTQVDRELESLRRDKVLRVFKLNTGQDDHAIMFLDDYLNQIDHVVKRMEEKKIGECEAFGWFKTHVLDSKLEPGINHQELCSLLSLGGKVKDSHISLLINAGILTRQLIDPNMYWFAIPNIGSLLKGLVQGRKEIISLLSRHRYKEMMLASLEKKRLRMSPLDIRFLLRDLIGSGHLKTDQTPTGLIIRVSKD; from the exons ATGGAGAACATTCCAGAGTCTTCATCGAGAGGGACGAAACGCCGGCGAGACGAAGATTCCGATGCCGGAAACACCTCCTCACTCG AAGACGATCTTACATTCACCGACACGCTGGTCGCGCTTCGAATCATGCGAGCTCAGTTTCCCCACGTTCACAAG tggtGTGGTGATGCTTGTTTCCAGAGTTCGGTTGAGCCTTTTATATTGAAGTCACAGTTGTACAGTATTGTGAAGGACAGAACACAAGTGGATAGGGAATTAGAG TCTCTAAGGAGGGACAAAGTACTGCgtgttttcaaattaaatactGGACAAGATGATCATGCCATAATGTTTTTGGATGACTACCTAAACCAG ATAGATCATGTTGTGAaaagaatggaagaaaaaaaaataggggaaTGTGAGGCTTTTGGGTGGTTCAAGACACATGTTCTAGATTCAAAGCTGGAACCTGGCATCAACCATCAGGAGCTT TGCTCACTCTTGTCACTTGGAGGAAAGGTGAAGGACAGTCATATCTCCCTTCTAATTAATGCTGGCATCCTT ACTAGACAACTTATTGATCCAAATATGTATTGGTTTGCAATTCCAAATATCGGCTCACTTCTTAAGGGTCTTGTTCAG GGAAGAAAGGAAATTATCTCTCTTCTCAGCCGCCATAGATATAAGGAGATGATGTTAGCCTCTTTAGAAAAGAAGCGTCTTCGAATGTCTCCACTTGATATAAGATTTCTTCTTCGTGATTTGATTGGTTCTGGTCATCTCAAAACTGACCAGACTCCAACTGGTTTAATCATTAGAGTCTCAAAAGATTAG
- the LOC100527409 gene encoding uncharacterized protein LOC100527409: MDSIQEFMESCNTDITTTATTTMNTSSNSLVASSNSPSASSTTSSRYENQKRRDWNTFGQYLKNHRPPLSLSRCSGANVLEFLRYLDQFGKTKVHTPICPFYGHPNPPAPCPCPLRQAWGSLDALIGRLRAAFEENGGKPETNPFGARAVRLYLREVRELQSKARGISYEKKKRKRPPPPPPPPPQQQQSLPLPHHHRHLHHHLPPPGATQ, from the exons ATGGATTCAATTCAAGAATTTATGGAGTCGTGTAACACTGACATCACCACCACCGCAACAACCACCATGAACACCTCCAGCAACAGCTTGGTTGCTAGCTCCAATTCCCCTTCGGCTTCCTCCACCACCAGCAGCCGCTACGAGAACCAAAAGCGCCGTGACTGGAACACCTTTGGCCAGTATCTCAAGAATCACCgaccccctctctccctctccagGTGCAGCGGTGCAAACGTCCTTGAATTCCTTAG GTACTTGGACCAATTTGGCAAGACCAAAGTGCACACTCCGATCTGTCCCTTTTATGGGCACCCAAACCCTCCAGCACCATGTCCATGCCCTCTAAGACAAGCCTGGGGTAGCCTTGACGCCCTCATAGGTCGTCTAAGGGCAGCTTTTGAAGAAAACGGAGGAAAACCTGAAACCAACCCTTTTGGAGCAAGAGCTGTGAGGCTCTACCTTCGTGAGGTTCGTGAACTTCAGTCCAAAGCAAGAGGAATCAGTTACGAGAAGAAGAAACGAAAGcgtccaccaccaccaccaccaccaccaccacaacaacaacaatcattGCCTCTACCTCATCACCACCgccacctccaccaccacctccctCCCCCAGGTGCAACTCAATGA